The following proteins come from a genomic window of Palaemon carinicauda isolate YSFRI2023 chromosome 12, ASM3689809v2, whole genome shotgun sequence:
- the LOC137651134 gene encoding uncharacterized protein codes for MKKKKEKKEEEEEEMLAIRERKKEKGKENIKNKNKMEEKEYENSKKTKKKEDEKKEKGKIEKEDEKEEKEKKKEEEEEMLAIRVLTKCRHHRPVKLAVGSLDTKAQGRINQHPSVSSSSFPPP; via the exons atgaaaaagaaaaaagaaaagaaagaagaagaggaggaagagatgcTGGCTAtccgagaaagaaagaaagaaaaagggaaggaaaatattaaaaataagaataaaatggaagagaaagaatatgaaaatagtaaaaagACGAAAAAG aaagaagatgaaaaaaaggagaaaggaaaaatagagaaagaagatgaaaaagaagaaaaagaaaagaaaaaagaagaggaggaagagatgcTGGCTATCCGAGTGTTAACTAAGTGCCGTCATCATCGTCCAGTTAAGTTGGCAGTGGGATCCCTGGACACAAAAGCACAAGGGCGGATCAATCAGCATCCCTCCgtttcatcttcatcttttccTCCTCCATAG